Genomic segment of Cryptococcus neoformans var. neoformans JEC21 chromosome 5 sequence:
ACGGCCGATACATGGAGAAGCGTGTCAACATCCGAGTTGAGCACATCCGTCACTCCAAGTGCCGACAGGAATTCCTTGACCGTGTTAAGTCCAACGccgccaagaagaaggaggccaaggaaaagggcgagCAAGTTCTCCTTAAGCGACTCCCTGCTCAGCCCCGAGAGGCCAGGGTTGTTTCCATCCACAACAACGTCCCCCAGACCCTTACCGCCAGGCCTTGTGAGTCGAAGAACATCAAATTACGGAGTGTCACTAACAAGTGCATCAGACGAGACCTTCATCTAAACCGTTTTTGGATTGGAAGAGGTATTTGGAGAGCTTGTACGATGGGATGGATTGCATACCAGAACGTTTCCAGTTTGTCGCTGTTTGGGATTGTCTCCATGGTCACTCTGCCAAAAGATCTTACTTTCAAGGCTTTACATGACTAATACCGGAAGTGCATAGTACATTATAAGGCAGTGTACAATTGACATGTCCAGTTCAATACTTAGCATCCTTTACCGCATCCCATCCCTTGTCACATACAACGGCGAGCTTTCCCGCTAATCCTCTATATACTCGCTTTTTGCCTTCGGCCTCTAACAAATCGACCACTCCTCTGAACCTAGAAGCTTTACGCTTCAAGACATGAGACATTGCCGTGATGGCCAGTCTTCATTAATCAGTAGAAGTTCGACCAAATGAGATCATATATCACggtgggagaaggagatctGTCGCTCCAATTACTTACAATATAAACTCCTCTTTTTTCAACGAAAAATGCTCTTTCTTATCCAGGTTTTTGCTATTTTTGGTACGGACGTGGTGTAGAACTCTGGCGCGTCCGGCATAGAAGGTATACTCTGACGAGCATAACATAGAAGCTAAAAGGTGATTAAAAGGTAAGACTCAATCGATGACGCTTATGAGTTGAATCCGTACCAAATACCAGTCGATTGAAGTTGGCGCCAGTGTCCGTTCCTTTGAAATAGTGAGGTACTTTCATTGTTGTTATAGCAAAATTGATGAAAACGTTCATCATAACAGTACCAAGTCCGTTGTGTGCGGTATCCAGCTATTGGGCGGATTAGTGTCGTTTTCTTGGACTGTTGACGATATGCCGCTCACAAGAGCCACATGATTACGGTTCTCCAGCTGACGGCTATACCAAGTCAAAAAAGTTGAACCCTGTTTGCGTGTTGATCGACGTGCAAATGATTGTTTGATCGCTGTGCCCCATCGAGAATAAGCTCGTCTCACGAACAAATATCACCACTCACAGTAATTTAGAAACTTAGTATAGTCCGGCATAATGTCCAGTGTCCCGGTCCGTATCAAAAAACCACAATAAGGGAAATCTGCTTATCGTCAATGAACAATCGTGTGGCCTGCAAAATTAACTCACCAACATCCCCTTGTTCGTTGACACCGCATACAGGAGCCAGCTGCTTACCAGTATCGTATTCAAACGATAGGAGAGTTTTGTCTACAGATATTCGCGCGCCATACTCAGGAAATCCGCGAGACATCACGTCTACAAAGCGTCGGGCTAAGTTATAGTTATCTgtgatgaaaagaaagtcGTCGATGtagcggagaagaagctaAGCGTAGGGTGAGATGGGTCTTAAGACAGGGGGCGAGCTTGACAAACGTACGCTGCCTTCGCGTCGAGTCCAAGAGAGATGTTCGTTTTCCAGGTATGAGTAGAACATTGTGCAAAGCAAAGTGCTGACTTTAGAGCCTTGGGGAATGCCTGTCTTTTGTCGATAGTATTGCTTGCCGACCTGAATACATGCAATTTTAGTGAACATATTACGTAGAGAAACACAATCATAACACCCACTTGCCACACATTGTCTTTGATATGGGTACGCAAAAGATCAAGACATTCTTGAGTGGTCACTGAATATCTCCTCACCTAAATCGAGACTGGTCAAATCACAAAACGACAGCAGCCGAAATTTGAGGGGGCGCTCTTACCATGTCCACAATGGTAGCATTCCGCATGGAAGCTGCAATCTCTTTAGCATGATCGGCGAACGTAAGTGAAACATCCTCTGCAATTAAAGTTCAATTTTCGATATATTTGAGATAAGGGGACTTGCATTACCTGTAGGAATTGCTCTCGATTTGAAAAATCGTTTCGAAGTGCCTTGGTAAGCTTTATGGCCCGGCGGCAGGAGAACGCTGTATAGTATAACGCGATATTCAGAGCTCTGCATCGTATACGTCAGCTTTTCTGGAATCATCAGAAGTGTCAATTCAACATACCTGGCGAAGCATATCTTCCAGCATTTCAAGCATCTTGTCCTGCTTGATGGAGTCAAAAGCGGCCTTGATATCCGTCTTAATAAAGTACAACTGGGGCCTACAACAGCGAGCAAATGGATCAGCATCTAAAAATCGGCCATCAAGCCAGTCTCGTACAGGTTCCCATGCTTCTTGGTCAAATCACACTTAAGCTTCTGGAGCGGTGGGAAGATCTCATTTGTACCGAAGAGAGCTCCTCCCAGTCTGGGTTTTTGTCGATCCTTTAATGTTCCACTATTAGTAACCAATTATATATGTAAATCAGTCATGTTTTACCTTCTCCGACGTGAGCACTTTGTGTACATTCCCCAAAATTTGGTTCGCGCTCCAGGATTTTCGTTTTGAGTTCGTCGTGTCCGGCGTTTCCTGTAGTTATAATGAGAGACTGTCAACAAAGACATATCGCGAAACTCACGATTTTCCGCCCGAGGTTGACAATGGGCCGAAATCCAGTGGGTTTGGGGATAAGACGCGCGGTCGATACGCCCAGAACACCTCGCCGTGCTGCTTCAACCTTGTTCTGAGAGTGGCTTGAATAAGCCGCGGTACATAGGAGCAAGAGACAAATCAATTCACCTTgtcaatctcctccaacaGATTGTCCTGGAGTTTCCGGTAATGAGGTCTAACGGCCTTGTTCCAGTCCTTCTGAGAGTAGTACACGGTCTCGTATTTGGTCGTCGCCGTTTCAGTGACATAGAATGAATTCTATTATCTAATGTTGGCAAGTATAGTATCGAAATACGTTTTGTACTCACCTTGATAAGAGGTACAAGGAAGCATTCGAATATCCAATGGATTAAGCTGAGAACCaactcttttcttttcttcatctcccccGGAGACACTCTCTGTCCGGATCCGATATTTTCATGGAGCCATCGGAAGTCGTTGATCCTCAGGTCCTGACTTAAGGAATGGAGAGATATAGTTTCGAACTGTTTAGCCGTGATAAATCTACGAACATCTGGATACCAATCAgcttcgtcctcttcgGGAATCGAGCTCATTAATCACTGGCAAGGAGAATATCCAGGTTGTGTTGGCTTCCCATGATTTGTGTAGAAAACAAAGAGCGAACGATAGTGGTGACGAACCAGCATACCTAGGTTTGAATTTTAGCCACGCTGAAATCCTTTTCTAGAATGTGAACTGACCTGCCGGTGCGTCTTAGGCATGAAGGGATTGTGAGTCTTCTCCTCATAAATAGCGATATTCACCCTTGCAGATCGTTCCCGTCTAACCGCACTCGTTGGTAAAGTCTGTTCATTAGACTGCGCTGGCGTTGCCGTCCAAGCTGACTTCTCTGTGTAAGTTGGCGGCGTTTTTGAAGACTGAACAGCAGCTGTAAGTTACCGACATAGAAAAGTGACTTCTTGGAGGTAGCTTACCACTCtatccatcctcttcgaaCAGGGTCAGCGAAATCACCAGCGCCACTAGAAACTACACACACCTTGAGGCACTGCTTCATAATATCCTCATATTCCAATCGACTATGCCGCACTATGATCTCTCTCGCAATCCCGATCATACCCGCAGCACGCTTTGGAAGTTTCTCTGTGGTGAGGGTGGAGATATCTTTGTTGTTACCGACAAGCTGTGGGAATATATCGTCGAGAAGAGACAAACAGTCAAAGTCGCTAGGTGCCTCGTGTGATTTCTTACCACACTTGAGAGAGTTGAGGATATCTGATGTGGGTGAGCGGACTCCCTCAAGGATGTAACATATGCGGACTTACGAGAGGGCGGAAGACCATGAGATAATACACCTTGCTTATGCCAGTAGGGGCGCCCGTAAAACATACGCTGCCGCTGAATACTGATGTTGCTGGGACTGAAGTCAAAGTAAGCACTTCATGATCGCACGATGGGATAAGTATAGACACCGACTTTCCAtcgtcctttttttctttagCCTTTGCCTGGTCAAAAATCTCAGAgctctcttctgcttgaATCACAGTCGTACTCTTTGGGCGTTTTCTTTTACCCTTCCTATTTTTCTCAGCTCCTCTTTTCCGCTTCCTACTGAGTTCTATCTTTGAGAAAGCTCTGCGATGGTCGTCTTCATATAATTCATATAATGGTATACCGCTCAGCTGTAGATAGCAGTTATTGCCGACAGGGCTGAAAAGGGAAGTACCAAGGAGGAGTTGGCTGAAGGATTTGTCTCCGATTCTAGGAATGGTCAGAAATCAAACTGTAATAAGAAGGGCGCCCATAGCTCACCTTGACCTCAGGATTTGCCATTCAGAAGATCTGAACACGCCAGCAGGTCCTTGTATCGTTTGATTCGGGACCGATGGGCGAGACATGTTGATCGGTAGATCTTGTATGTGCAACTACAGCCCGCATGAACTTCAAAATAACTTTGAATCTACCTAATTTTCACATACCTTCGACGATGTGCGAAAAAGCAACAAGTTTTGGACCTTTCCGGGGCCGGAACTCGCCTTTGCAACATGGCTCAAAGCTTTATCTATAGCCTCCTGCTGAGTGGGGAAGATGACACGTCTATCCTTGTCAAGTTCGACGCGATTGAGTTCGTCCTCATTCCTGAAAGCACAAAGGGTAGTTTTGAGAAATGTGCTAAACGCTGTAGTATTAGAAGCCTGCGGTTGACTTTCAAAACCTTCTAGACGAGAAGATATGAACTTGGAGAGAGTGTAGATGTAAGGATAGTACGCCGACAACGTCTtgtgatgaagagtgggGGGCGAAGTTTCTTGTTGGATTTTGGCGGGCGCTCGGTCGGAGAAGGGCGTCGTCATGATCCAAAGACGAGAGTCCGGCTACGCTCAGTTAAGTCGTCGGCCTCTGTCGCGTCAAATCTGGATTGTCCACTGAGCATAAGTTGTGGCAGAACAGAATGAGAAAGACACAGCGAAAAGCAGCCTGTTCTGACCAGCCATCAAGGTCCTGCCTGCCCTGCGCGTCGCCAAATACTGCTATTATCAAATGCACGCGActacttttttttctccgGCCGCCTACGTACGATGTGGAAACCTATGTTTAAATCCATGTTGCCAATGACGGATACGTGAGAAGAATCGCCAATGTGGCGGCAGTAAACAAGCGGTGATGCAATGGACAATAGATCAGAACAGTAAGACATAAGGCATTACATATGAAGTACAAAGCAGTTCTTTGCAAGTAGACGAAGAACTCGCTACTCATCTGTCTCCATAACATCCTCCCCAGCCTCCTCAATCGCACCAACAGCCAACTGAGGACGAAACTCTTCAGACCACTGGAAAACCAACATTCAGCCATTATATCATGTCATTCTCATGTCATTCACTCACTTTGGGATACTGCCTTTTGTACAAACTCATGCAGATAGTATCCATCTGCTGAATAGGTCCGTCAAAGTGGGCTTTAAAGTATCCGTGTGTGCCGAGAGGTTCTTTAATGTTACCGATCTTTCCGTATTTTGTGTGAAGTTGAACAGACTTGAAGTATTCAATATCTTCGCGGTTGAAGAACATGTATCGAATGGTAGCAGTCTTCTTGTGGATCTTGACAGGGTGACCAGTGAGAATGATTCTCTTGGCGATGATGCGCGTTGGATCGGACGAGAGGAAGCTTCCCATAGCTACCAGATCAGGAACTGACAACGGGTGCAGATCAGAATAGGCGTCTATATGAGATAGAATGAACTTGCCCGTTTTGATACCTCgatccttcatcaacaaacaGGGGCTCTTGCCGAAGCAGATCGGTCCAAAGACAGACATGACGGTGGCAGTACCTGGCCTCAAGAACTTCTCTGACTTGTGCACATTGTTGGCAccttttccacctcctctAACATGCTGCGAGTACAAAGGCCGCACAATGTATCTTCTGGGACCGACGCATAAAACCAAGGGTTCCTGAAAATGAGATGTCAACGATTGGAAGGTGGATGAACAGACGGTCGCTTACCTTAGCCTTCACAGGTTCCGCGTACTCAGTGTTCCTTTGGACAACGAAATGCAGGACTGATTGCTTGTGCTCGTGCCTCAAAAGACCATGCACGATGAAGGGAATACCAGTTTCCCGGTCCTCAATGACTGAACGAGGCACATcacgaagaacaaggatgACCCTGGTTCCAGTCTACACATGTCATCAGTCAATCGATCAAGGTTCTTCGCTTTGGAGGGAATAACGTACTTTGACACCTTCTCGTGCTCCCTCCAGTTGAATTCTCTTGCTTGTAGCCGCAAAATTTTCAAACTGGAAAATCTTAGCATAGTCAATGGGTAGATCCTCGTAGGGGTCCCAGGGGCTTGTTCGGAAGCTTTTCAGCCCTCGATAACGCTGAAATCTTGTTCTGGCAGGAATATGACGAGGAGTGTCAACTTCGTCCGGGAACATGGCATCTTCTCTATCGGCCTTAGAACGTTCCTTCAAGTAAGCTTCATAGCTGGGCAGACGTAAATCAGTCAAGAACTACTCTCTGTCGGGACAAACCTACtctgcttcctcttgttccGGATCAAGATCCTTGTGGGCAACCTCTTGTCTAGAATCAACCTCGACATCCTCAaattcttcctcgtcttccgcagcgcttctttctccagCGGATGCAGCCTCGTCGCCTGATGCGCCCATGCTCTCATCGTCGCTCAGATCCTCCGCATCgacctcttcatcatcatccacgaTCCAAGCAGCCTGATAAGCACTAGTTCCCTTGGGCACTCTCTTTACCCTTTTCTTCACAACTGGTTCTTCAACTGTGTGCTCCATACTGCCcc
This window contains:
- a CDS encoding 60s ribosomal protein l21-a, putative, encoding MPHSFGMRARTRHMFRRGFKEHGAPSVSTFLITYRVGDIVDIKANSSQQKGMPHKFYHGKTGIVYNVTPRAVGVIIYKVVNGRYMEKRVNIRVEHIRHSKCRQEFLDRVKSNAAKKKEAKEKGEQVLLKRLPAQPREARVVSIHNNVPQTLTARPYETFI
- a CDS encoding telomeric template RNA reverse transcriptase, putative, whose translation is MTTPFSDRAPAKIQQETSPPTLHHKTLSAYYPYIYTLSKFISSRLEGFESQPQASNTTAFSTFLKTTLCAFRNEDELNRVELDKDRRVIFPTQQEAIDKALSHVAKASSGPGKVQNLLLFRTSSKLHIQDLPINMSRPSVPNQTIQGPAGVFRSSEWQILRSRIGDKSFSQLLLGTSLFSPVGNNCYLQLSGIPLYELYEDDHRRAFSKIELSRKRKRGAEKNRKGKRKRPKSTTVIQAEESSEIFDQAKAKEKKDDGNPSNISIQRQRMFYGRPYWHKQGVLSHGLPPSHILNSLKCGKKSHEAPSDFDCLSLLDDIFPQLVGNNKDISTLTTEKLPKRAAGMIGIAREIIVRHSRLEYEDIMKQCLKRMDRVSSKTPPTYTEKSAWTATPAQSNEQTLPTSAVRRERSARVNIAIYEEKTHNPFMPKTHRQVCWFVTTIVRSLFSTQIMGSQHNLDILLANVRRFITAKQFETISLHSLSQDLRINDFRWLHENIGSGQRVSPGEMKKRKELVLSLIHWIFECFLVPLIKNSFYVTETATTKYETVYYSQKDWNKAVRPHYRKLQDNLLEEIDKNKVEAARRGVLGVSTARLIPKPTGFRPIVNLGRKIETPDTTNSKRKSWSANQILGNVHKVLTSEKDRQKPRLGGALFGTNEIFPPLQKLKCDLTKKHGNLPQLYFIKTDIKAAFDSIKQDKMLEMLEDMLRQSSEYRVILYSVLLPPGHKAYQGTSKRFFKSRAIPTEDVSLTFADHAKEIAASMRNATIVDMVRRYSVTTQECLDLLRTHIKDNVWQVGKQYYRQKTGIPQGSKVSTLLCTMFYSYLENEHLSWTRREGSLLLRYIDDFLFITDNYNLARRFVDVMSRGFPEYGARISVDKTLLSFEYDTGKQLAPVCGVNEQGDVDFPYCGFLIRTGTLDIMPDYTKFLNYSIKQSFARRSTRKQGSTFLTWYSRQLENRNHVALLDTAHNGLGTVMMNVFINFAITTMKVPHYFKGTDTGANFNRLVFASMLCSSEYTFYAGRARVLHHVRTKNSKNLDKKEHFSLKKEEFILLAITAMSHVLKRKASRFRGVVDLLEAEGKKRVYRGLAGKLAVVCDKGWDAVKDAKY
- a CDS encoding ribosome biogenesis and assembly-related protein, putative; this translates as MSGHSHRPTLKQSNKGFKSKHASKGSLKAAAKGKVSSSAHSHGTKNALGNSKKARLNANAQKRTAKRQAVIQDQKFFSTSSGGGHVPRIVSVVPLLPSISPRTFIANLLPSLGLDESELQEISAALADYGSYLLRAPRYKTSLQINLLPPLSVYPTLDAAFVSDYIVLLMSSVDEVQLQGETILRSLQGQVGGAEIVACVQAPESNPLRPDTRQLIHKSLLSFTRYFFPSVGKIYSSDTPQESLLLARALCEAAPKGMRGDDGRAYIVAENPNSIRWTGSGILTEDGQEKGQLEIIGTVRGGGTLNADRLVHIPGSGDYQVAAILSAPLPSKRQQTQIATNDTLSVPTEDADDLTATNIPDLLANEQTWPTEEEMGGSMEHTVEEPVVKKRVKRVPKGTSAYQAAWIVDDDEEVDAEDLSDDESMGASGDEAASAGERSAAEDEEEFEDVEVDSRQEVAHKDLDPEQEEADYEAYLKERSKADREDAMFPDEVDTPRHIPARTRFQRYRGLKSFRTSPWDPYEDLPIDYAKIFQFENFAATSKRIQLEGAREGVKTGTRVILVLRDVPRSVIEDRETGIPFIVHGLLRHEHKQSVLHFVVQRNTEYAEPVKAKEPLVLCVGPRRYIVRPLYSQHVRGGGKGANNVHKSEKFLRPGTATVMSVFGPICFGKSPCLLMKDRGIKTGKFILSHIDAYSDLHPLSVPDLVAMGSFLSSDPTRIIAKRIILTGHPVKIHKKTATIRYMFFNREDIEYFKSVQLHTKYGKIGNIKEPLGTHGYFKAHFDGPIQQMDTICMSLYKRQYPKWSEEFRPQLAVGAIEEAGEDVMETDE